From the genome of Winogradskyella forsetii, one region includes:
- the hutH gene encoding histidine ammonia-lyase — protein sequence MDNYHIISSEALDIVTIYNIFYKNKKLKLSETSANNIKKCKTYLDNKLASEKKPMYGINTGFGSLYNVKISDEDLSQLQENLVMSHACGTGDRVPESIVKVMLLLKIQSLSYGHSGVQLETVNRLIDFFNNDIFPFVFTQGSLGASGDLAPLAHLALPLLGKGKVVHNNKEYEAATLLKEFNWEPVKLEAKEGLALLNGTQFMSAYGVYLMLMSHKTSYLADIIASISLDAFDGRLDPFHDLVHAVRPHPGQRKVARRFNEFLKGSELISREKEHVQDPYSFRCIPQVHGATKDTLDFVEKVILTEINSVTDNPNIFPEDDLIISGGNFHGQPLALALDYLKIAMAEIGNISERRVFQLVSGLRGLPAFLVDNPGLNSGFMIPQYTAASIVSANKQMATPASVDSIVSSNGQEDHVSMGANAATQAYTLVKNVDRVIAIELMNASQALEFRRPLKTSPLLESFLEQYRKVVPFIKVDEVLHDTIEASIQFLKNVDIEIEELFLNHYDLK from the coding sequence ATGGACAACTATCATATCATTTCTTCTGAAGCCTTAGACATTGTAACGATTTACAATATTTTTTATAAAAATAAAAAACTAAAACTTTCAGAAACTTCTGCAAATAATATTAAGAAATGTAAAACCTATTTAGACAACAAATTGGCAAGTGAAAAAAAACCTATGTATGGCATTAATACAGGCTTTGGATCTTTATATAATGTGAAAATTTCTGATGAAGATCTAAGTCAACTTCAAGAAAACTTAGTGATGTCTCATGCCTGCGGAACGGGAGATCGTGTGCCAGAGTCTATTGTGAAGGTGATGTTGCTTTTAAAAATTCAATCGTTGAGTTATGGGCATAGTGGCGTTCAGCTTGAAACCGTGAATAGATTGATTGACTTTTTTAACAATGACATTTTCCCTTTTGTATTTACCCAAGGGTCTTTGGGAGCTTCAGGTGATTTGGCGCCTTTGGCACATTTGGCTTTACCTTTATTGGGTAAGGGAAAGGTTGTACATAATAATAAAGAATACGAAGCAGCCACACTTTTAAAAGAGTTTAATTGGGAGCCTGTTAAGCTCGAAGCGAAGGAAGGTTTGGCTTTATTAAATGGCACGCAATTTATGAGTGCTTATGGTGTTTATTTAATGCTGATGTCCCACAAAACATCGTATTTAGCAGATATCATTGCTAGTATTTCTTTAGATGCTTTTGATGGCCGTTTAGATCCTTTTCACGATTTAGTACATGCCGTAAGACCGCATCCTGGACAGCGAAAAGTGGCACGCCGTTTTAATGAATTTTTAAAAGGCAGTGAATTGATTAGCAGAGAAAAAGAACATGTACAAGATCCCTATTCGTTTCGTTGTATTCCGCAAGTTCATGGCGCAACAAAGGACACCTTGGATTTCGTAGAAAAAGTAATTTTAACCGAAATCAATTCGGTAACGGATAATCCCAATATCTTTCCAGAAGACGATTTAATTATTTCTGGAGGTAATTTTCACGGACAGCCCTTAGCATTAGCCCTAGATTATTTAAAGATTGCTATGGCCGAAATTGGAAATATTTCTGAACGTCGCGTTTTTCAATTAGTATCAGGTTTAAGAGGTTTGCCAGCATTTTTAGTGGATAATCCAGGATTGAATTCAGGATTCATGATTCCACAATATACAGCCGCAAGTATTGTTAGTGCCAATAAACAAATGGCAACTCCAGCAAGTGTAGATAGTATTGTATCCAGCAATGGACAAGAAGATCATGTAAGTATGGGAGCCAATGCAGCGACGCAAGCTTATACTTTGGTTAAAAATGTAGATCGTGTTATTGCTATAGAATTGATGAATGCATCTCAGGCTTTAGAGTTTCGAAGACCTCTAAAAACCTCTCCTTTACTAGAATCATTTTTAGAGCAATACCGAAAAGTAGTGCCATTTATAAAAGTAGATGAAGTTCTGCACGATACTATTGAAGCCTCTATTCAATTTTTAAAAAATGTTGATATTGAAATTGAGGAGTTGTTTTTGAATCATTATGATTTGAAATGA